A genome region from Sardina pilchardus chromosome 22, fSarPil1.1, whole genome shotgun sequence includes the following:
- the arl3b gene encoding ADP-ribosylation factor-like protein 3: protein MGLLSILRKLKSTPDQEVRILLLGLDNGGKTTLLKQLASEDISHITPTQGFNIKSVQSQGFKLNVWDIGGQRKIRPYWRNYFENTDILIYVIDSADRKRFEETGQELAELLDEEKLSGVPVLIFANKQDLLTAAPASEIAEGLNLHTIRDRVWQIQSCSALTGEGVQDGMNWVCKSVNAKKK from the exons GGATTGCTATCCATTTTGCGCAAACTGAAGAGCACACCTGACCAGGAGGTGCGAATACTCCTTCTGGGACTGGACAACGGCGGCAAGACTACGCTGTTGAAACAGTTGGCATCTGAAGATATCAGTCATATTACTCCAACCCAG GGGTTCAACATAAAGAGTGTGCAGTCTCAAGGCTTCAAACTGAACGTATGGGACATTGGTGGTCAGAGGAAGATCAGACCCTATTGGAGAAACTACTTTGAAAATACTGATATTCTG ATTTACGTTATTGACAGTGCAGACAGGAAACGTTTTGAAGAAACTGGACAG gAGCTGGCTGAGCTGCTGGACGAGGAGAAGCTAAGCGGGGTGCCCGTTCTTATCTTCGCCAACAAGCAAGACCTGCTGACGGCCGCCCCCGCCTCGGAGATCGCCGAGGGCCTTAACCTGCACACCATCCGGGACCGAGTGTGGCAAATCCAGTCATGCTCTGCCCTCACTGGAGAgggtgtacag gaTGGCATGAACTGGGTGTGCAAAAGCGTCAACGCCAAGAAAAAGTAG
- the trim8b gene encoding E3 ubiquitin-protein ligase TRIM8b encodes MMTMAENWKNSFEEELICPICLHVFSEPIQLPCKHNFCRGCINEAWSKDTSVVRCPECNHAYSQKPSLEKNHKLSNIVEKFNALNVEKAPTVLHCIFCRRGPPMPAQKVCLRCNAPCCQSHVQTHLQQPSSNPGHLLVEVEDVKAWTCPQHDEYRLYHCETEQVAVCQYCCFSRCAANHGHAMCDIDVRRHDIRQMLMKQQERLDDRSQDIEEQLYKLETDKCLVESKVERLRQEVQLQYQKMQQLLEDDLAKTVAVLDKAHARFCQENAAQCLQLRHRQQDANKLLQTAQALFDKSEDINFMKNTKSVKILMDRSQSCVGTALPPHKVGSLSSKLFLAEISKKEKSLRKMLEVPFSAPAGFLQSVPAYVCGVSSSGAEKRRHSSAFPEGSGSGRDPSSSSSSSSSSSSAAKQSFLGPPLPEPPSSQPGAGACGSAQHVAGLSGGSRGSVGGASGGSVGPGGGSQPLHHPGSVFSSSHYSSGGGGASSQQAVLPQYGGRKILMCTVDNCYCSGVPSVSGHRAHPPYPRSGSFPWAVSPQDYPPALPPTPSMPVRDWIEASQTHRHPDFYSLYGQASTKHYVTS; translated from the exons ATGATGACTATGGCGGAAAACTGGAAAAACTCTTTTGAGGAGGAGCTCATCTGTCCGATATGTTTGCACGTGTTCTCTGAGCCAATCCAGCTACCGTGCAAACACAACTTTTGTAGGGGATGCATCAATGAGGCTTGGTCCAAAGATACAAGTGTGGTGCGATGTCCGGAGTGCAACCATGCCTACAGCCAGAAGCCGAGTTTGGAGAAGAACCACAAACTTTCAAATATTGTTGAAAAATTCAATGCTCTTAACGTGGAGAAAGCACCTACTGTTCTCCACTGCATCTTCTGTCGGCGAGGACCTCCAATGCCGGCGCAAAAAGTTTGCCTCCGGTGTAATGCACCTTGCTGCCAGTCGCATGTACAAACACATCTGCAGCAGCCGTCCTCCAATCCCGGACACCTACTGGTCGAGGTGGAGGATGTGAAGGCGTGGACTTGCCCCCAACACGACGAGTACAGACTGTATCACTGCGAAACGGAGCAGGTGGCCGTCTGCCAGTACTGCTGCTTCTCCAGGTGTGCTGCCAATCACGGACACGCCATGTGTGATATTGACGTGAGACGACATGACATCAGG CAAATGTTGATGAAACAGCAGGAGCGTTTGGATGATCGCTCTCAGGACATCGAAGAACAGCTCTACAAACTGGAAACAGACAAGTGTCTGGTGGAG AGCAAGGTGGAGCGTCTGCGGCAGGAGGTGCAGCTGCAGTACCAGAAGATGCAGCAGCTCCTGGAGGACGACCTGGCCAAGACGGTGGCGGTGCTGGACAAGGCGCACGCGCGCTTCTGCCAGGAGAACGCCGCCCAGTGCCTGCAGCTCCGCCACCGCCAGCAGGACGCCAACAAGCTGCTCCAGACCGCCCAGGCGCTCTTCGACAAGTCCGAGGACATCAACTTCATGAAG AACACAAAATCAGTGAAGATTCTAATGGACAG GTCGCAGTCATGTGTGGGCACCGCCCTACCTCCCCACAAAGTAGGCAGCCTCAGCTCCAAGCTCTTTCTGGCCGAGATCTCCAAGAAGGAGAAGAGCCTTCGGAAAATGCTAGAAG tccccTTCTCTGCTCCTGCTGGGTTCCTGCAGTCGGTGCCAGCGTACGTCTGCGGCGTGAGCAGCTCTGGAGCCGAGAAGCGCCGGCACTCCTCCGCCTTCCCAGAGGGCAGCGGGAGTGGCCGGgacccatcctcttcctcctcgtcctcttcatcttccAGCTCGGCTGCCAAACAGTCCTTCCTGGGGCCCCCACTTCCAGAGCCCCCCTCCTCTCAGCCCGGGGCTGGAGCCTGCGGTTCGGCCCAGCACGTGGCCGGGTTGAGTGGGGGCAGCAGGGGCTCGGTCGGGGGGGCCAGCGGGGGCTCGGTGGGTCCTGGCGGAGGCTCGCAGCCGCTGCACCACCCCGGCTCCGTCTTCTCCTCCTCGCACTACtcgagcggcggcggcggcgccagCTCCCAGCAGGCCGTGCTGCCCCAGTACGGCGGCCGCAAGATCCTCATGTGCACGGTGGACAACTGCTACTGCTCAGGGGTTCCGTCGGTGTCCGGCCACCGCGCCCACCCGCCTTACCCGCGCTCCGGAAGCTTCCCGTGGGCAGTGAGCCCCCAGGACTACCCCCCggccctgccccccaccccttccaTGCCGGTGCGGGATTGGATCGAAGCGTCCCAGACACACCGCCACCCTGACTTCTACAGCCTCTACGGACAGGCCTCCACCAAGCACTACGTCACCAGCTAA